The window AGCGCTGTTAGTAGCGCAAATCTTCAGGAATTGGTGACTCGCTGTCAGGCTTCTTAGGACGTTTTGCCTGACCCTGCTTAAACAAACGCAACTGGTACACATAGGCAAGAATTTGAGCCACGGCAACAAACAGCCCCTGCGGAATTTCTTTCTCCAACTCCGTGGTGTGGTAAACCGAACGCGCCAGCGCTGGTGACTGGACTAATGGAATATCGTATTCCAACGCAATTTCCCGAATTTTTGCCGCTGTCTCGTCAGTCCCTTTCGCTAACAGTACAGGCGCTTGCGAGCCTCCGTCTTCATACTTTAGCGCCACCGCATAATGCGTCGGGTTGGTAACGACCACATCGGCTTTAGGCACTTCCTGCATCATGCGGCGATTCGCCATTTCCATCTGCAAGCGACGAATACGACCTTTGACTTCCGGACTCCCCTCTGTGTCTTTATGCTCATCTTTCACTTCCTGCTTGGTCATGCGCAAGTCTTTATTGTGTTTCCACAACTGAAACGGCGCATCAATCACCACAATCAAAAAGATTGAGCAACACAGTAATAAGAACATCCACAGCAAGATATCCAAAGCGTGAGCCATCATATTCGGCATTTGGCCCATCGACATTTGCAGAATGTCGACAAATTGCCACTTCAGTAAGAAAAATGCCGAAACAGCGACGACTGAGAACTTGGCAATGGCTTTAACCAGCTCAACCAACGCCTGAATACCGAACATGCGTTTAAAGCCGTTAAGCGGGTTCATTCGGCTGAATTTAGGCGCCATCGCCTTGGTTGAGAACGAAATGCCCCCTAACCAACTGTTACCGAAAAAGGTCGCGACCAAAACGAACGCAAAAATAATCAGAACCGGCCACATGATGAAGCCAAAAGCGATACCAAAGGCTTCATAAATTTTGGTGGTATCAAAGGCTTGCTGGCGATCAATGGTAAACATGGTTTGAAAAACGTTACGGGCTCCTTCGTAGAGCCAGTCTCCAAACCACATAAAGGCAATGGCGGCGCTCACTAATACAAACGCCGTCCCCATTTCTTTGGAGCGCGCAACCTGGCCCTTCTCGCGGGCCTGCTGTTTTCGTCGCTCCGTGGGGTCTTCTGTGCGTTCCTGATCAGTCTCTGCCATTACTCTCTACCTTATCCCGGAGTCTAGCTACACTGAGAGCCAATAACCGTGCACATCACGTCAATTGCACGTTGCCATTGGTTTTCAAAATGGAAAATAAAGCCGCCCATGGTTAACCATAAAACGACCAAACCGCTCACCATAGTAATTGGGAAGCCGATAGCAAAAATATTCAATTGTGGTGCCGCTCGCGTCATCACACCAAAACTTAAGTTAATGAGCAAAATCGCGATAACACCTGAAAGCATGGCCGCTAACGCCGCCGAAAACATAACAGAACCGTATTCCGCTATTGCCATAAATGCATCAGCATCCAGCCCGGTCATGCCGACGGGAATAGCCTCGAAGCTTGCCATGATCATGTGAATCATCAGTAAATGACCGTCAAAGGCTAAGAACACAAGGCTGGCAAGCATTAAGAAAAATTGCGCAATAACCGGCACTTGCTGACCGTTGGTTGGATCCACCATTGAGGCGAAACCCAGACCAATCTGCATCGCAATAACCTGACCGCCCAGCACAAATATTTGCAGAAACAATAACGACACTAAGCCCAGAGCAACACCAATCACCACCTGCTGAGCCGTCACCAGAAAGCCGCCCACCGACGTCATTTCAACACCGGTCGATACTTCAGGTAATGCCGGAGAAACCGCTAATATAATAGCTAGCGACAAGAAAATTTTAATCCGCGCGTTTACCAACGTCCCGGAAAATAACGCCATGCTGCCTATCATGGCGGACACCCGTGTCAGCGGCCAGAGGTGCTGCTCCAGCCATTCCAACACAACAGAGGTGACCAGATCCATTAGCCAACCACTTCTGGAATCCGGTTAAACATTTCGATGGTAAAGTCCATCACCGTTTCAGTCAGGAAGTGACCGCCAAGCCCAACAACCGCTAACGTAACCAAAAGACGAGGTAAGAAGCTTAAGGTTTGTTCGTTAATCGATGTTGCCGCCTGGAAAACGGCGACCACCAAACCAACCAAAAGCCCTGGCAAAATAATAAATGCCACCATAATAACGATGGTTTTCAGTGCTTCCTGAAAAATATCCAAAAACATTTCTGGTGACATACGCCCTCCTAAACCCCAAAGCTGCCGGCAAGTGTACTCATCGTTAAGCTCCAACCATCGACCAACACAAACAACATCAGCTTAAAGGGCAAAGAAACGATCATAGGTGATAACATCATCATACCCATCGCCATTAAGACACTGGCAACGACTAAGTCAATAATGAGGAACGGGATAAACAGCATAAAACCAATTTGGAACGCGGTTTTCAATTCAGAGGTAATGAACGACGGAATCAGAATAGACATTGGTACATCTTCAGGCGCTTCAATACCTTCTTCGCCAGAGATATCAATAAAGGTTTCCAGGTCAGTTAAGCGAGTTTGTGCCAACATGAATGCCTTAAGAGGCGCCTTAGCACGATCGACAGCCTCCAGTGACTGAATTTCTTCATTCATATAGGGCTGCAACGCTTTGTCATTAATTTCATTGAGCACCGGAGACATAATGAAAAAACTCAAAAAGAGTGCTATGCCCAATAACACCTGATTCGACGGAGACTGCTGCAAGCCTATCGCCTGACGAAGTATCGCCAGGACAATAATAATTCGTGTAAAAGACGTCATCATAATGACCATCGCTGGAATAAACGTCAGCGCCGTCATTATCGCGAGAATTTGTAGCGTTACTGAGTATTCCTGCGTGCCATCCGGGTTGGTTTTAACGGTGACGGCAGAGAGATCTTGCCAGGCAAATGCCTGATCAGGTATCAGCAAAAACGCCGAAAATAATATGAGATACCACCAGCGGTTCATTGTTCTTGTTTTCCTTCCAGCTTGATATCGGACGGTAGTTCTTTTAAACAGTCAATACGCTGTTGGGTTACACCTAGCAACAGTTTCTCGCCCCCAACATCGACAATGACCAAGCGCTCCTTAGGTCCTAACGAGACACTGCTCAGTACTTTCATTCCTGAAGCGCCCTGAAACTTTAAGTTAAATCGTTTCAGTAATGACGCCAACACAACAATGACCGCTAAAACGGCAAAAAGCGCCAATACCATGGCGCCTATATCATTACCGGACACGATTGCTTTTTGCTCGGTTTGCCCGAAAGCCGTTACCGGCAACGCAAGCAAACTAACGAAGCTTGCGAATACGCTCAATTTGACTAATAACATCGGTTAATCGTATCCCGAATTTATCATTAACAACAACCACTTCGCCGTGAGCAATTAAGGTGCCATTCACCAAAACATCCAGCGGTTCGCCAGCGACACGCTCTAGCTCAACAACCGAGCCCTGGTTCAACTGAAGCAAGTTCCGAATGCTGATTTGACTGCGGCCCACTTCCATTGAAATAGTGACCGGAATATCAAGTATGGCATCCAGTTTACGTTTCTCTTCTTCACCAACCGGCGCATCTTCATTAAGCTCTTCCAGCTCAGCGGTTTGCACGTTATCCATACCGGAATGACTGGAACTACTTGATTGCTCAGCCCCAGACCCCTCTGCCTCACCAGACTCTTCGTCTTCGGCAGCTGCCTGTTCAGCCATTGCTGCTTCCCAGTCGTCCATATCTTTATCGTCGTTACTCATTTTGCAACCTCACTTTCTAAGCAGCAATTATTATAAATCGATGTCTTCTTCTAATTGTTGAAGCTCGGCGTCACCACCAATTCGGCGGCCGCCACGCGTCAACATGTGAATATCAGATTTGACGGTTTCCGGGCGTTTGATTTTGTCCGAAATTTTCAACGCCACATTGTCTCTTGAACGTCCCATTTTCGCATGGAACGTCGGTAAATCTTCAATCAGAACAGTTAAGTCATCCGGTACTTCCAGCGGAATAATATCGCCTTCCTGTAAGTCCATGACTTCACGCAGCGACATCTCGGTTTCCGCCAGCTTTGCGATCATTTCCACCGGAACGTCCATTATTTCGTCTCGCAGCGCTTTACTCCAGCGCATGTCAGTGTCTTCTTTGTCGGACTGAACACCAGCGTCCAATAGCTCTCGAATCGGTTCAAGCATGGAATACGGCAAAGCAATATGGAAGTCTCCGCCGCCGCCGTCGAGCTCAATATGAAATGAACTAATGACGATAACCTCGGTTGGACTGACAATATTCGCCATCGCCGGATTAACCTCTGAGTCCAGGTACTCAAAACCTACATCCATTACTGGCGCCCAAGCTTCTTTGTAATCTTCGAAGACCAGTTTCAACAGCATTTGAATAATGCGACGCTCAGTTGGCGTAAACTCACGCCCTTCAATTTTTGCGTGATAACGTCCATCACCGCCGAAAAAGTTGTCCACCAGAATAAAAACCAGGCGGGCTTCCATCGTAATTAGCGCGGTACCTTTCAAAGGACGAAAGCGCACCATATTCAAACTGGTTGGAACGAATAACGTATGTACGTACTCGCCAAATTTAATCATTTGCACGCCGTTAATTGACACTTCGGCGGTACGTCGCATCATATTAAATAAGCTGACGCGCATATGACGAGCGAATCGTTCATTAACGATCTCGAGAGTCGGCATACGCCCACGGACAATTCGGTCTTGCGACGAAAAGTCATAGTCGAGCGCGTCCGCCGAGGCTTGCTGCCCCTCGGAATCCTCTTCTTCTACGTCATCAACGCCGTGTAAAAGTGCGTCAATTTCGTCTTGTGATAGTAAGTCGCTCACAGCCATATTTGCTCACTTATTGCATTACCAAACTGGTAAATAACACTTGTTCAACGACCGGCTTACCAGCAACTTCCTGCAGTGCATTTCTGACTTCGGTTAGCGCCAGTTCACGCAGTTGCCCTTTGCCTTCTGCCGTTTTTAATTTGTCTGCCGTTGACGATGAAAACACTTCATGCAATGTTCCTTCAATTAACGGAATATGCTTTTTCGCCAACTCTTCATTTTCTTCGCCACGCACCATCAGCTGCGCTTTAATTTGCACGGTTCTCTCACGTGAGTCACCGGGTACAATAAACACAAAAGGACGAGGCATACCGACATACAGAGCATTACCAATTTCTGGTGCCGAGGCATTGCTAAAGTCCTTGCTGGCCTGCTCAGGTGCTTGAGTCACGGCTTGCTCACTCGACGACGAGCCGCCAAAAAGCCACAGCGCCAAGACCACGGTCGCCACAAGCACCAGACCAATAACACCGAACAGTATCAGCTTTTTCTTTTTACCGCCTTTGCCTTCCTGTTCGTCGTTTTGCTCTGCGTTATTGTCTGTGTTTTGCTCTTCAGCCATCTTGCTTTCCTTTGGTCAACGCCCTATCGGTGTTTATGTTGCTACTATAGCCTGAATAGGCTATCAGCGTCACCGTTATACGTAAAAATCCACGCGTCCGTCGGTCACAATCTGACCATCTTGTAAGGCTATTTCTGACTCCTGCGTCCACTGTTCCGCTTCTGAGCCAGATGTTCCTCCGCCCTCACCTTTGCCCTGGCCATCGTTACTCTGTTCACCAACGTGAGTATCCGCTAAATTCAGACCTTGCTGCTCCATCATTTCTCGTAAGCGCGGCATGGCCGACTCAATGGCTTCCCGAGCCTGAGCATTTTGTACCTGAAACTGCACCGTGGTTTGCTCGCCACTTACGTTCACTCGTATTTGTACGTTGCCAAGTTCAGGCGGGTCAAGCCGAATATCAGCACGCTGAATATTCTTACTCATCATAATGTTGATGCGCTCTTGCAGCTTTTGTGACGCTTCCGTCTGCTGCAAATCTAAAGGTCGTTGCAACGCTTGCAACGTATTTGCCTGGCTGCTTTCTGACGCCGCTACCGTCCCCTGAGCAGTCGAAACCATTTGCCCTTGTATGGCCTTTGCCGCACCTGCGTCAGACAATGCATCAACGGTATTTCTGAATGCCTGGTTGACCTGAGCGTTTTCAGCGTTTCTTCCCGCCAATTCGCCGTCACCCTTAGCGACTTTCTCACCGGTTAACTGACTATCAGTTGCCAGCCCAGCCGTAGCACTTTTATCCGCCTTCGCGGATTGCTCAGCCTTAGACTCGCTTTGACCTTTAGTAGAATCCGTCGCACTAATCGCAAACTCCGCTTTACCCGGTTTTGCGTCCGATGCAACGACTGCAGGCGCTTTATCAGCGTTTTGTTTGAGCACCTGACGTAAATCGGCAACCAGTTGCTCGGCTTTAGCTGCCTGTTCTTTTGTCAGCGCTTCTTTGTTATTTGACTTACTGTCAGAGGCTCCGGCCATTAGCTGGCGAAGCTCAGCCATTAATTGCTCTAACTTACCGCGCTCTTTACCTGTTAGTGTTTGAGTATCACTCTTGCTGTTCTCTTTTAATGCGGAGAGTTGAGCTTCCAGTTGCTTCATTAACTGCGCAGGATCAGACGCTTTTTGTGACTCAGGTTTTGATTCCGGGGCCACCTCGCGCAACGCAGCCAACAACGCCTGTGATAGCTGTTTACCGTCTACCTGCTTATCGGATTCTTGACCTACTAATACTTTATCGGCGTCTGATTTCGGCATCATCGGTTCAAGCAGTTGCACAATAAACTTTTGGTCGGCGGCATCAACGCCGCCTTTAGATAGCGCATTTAATTGTTCAATAAACTGCTGTTTCTGCTCATCACTCATTTTTGCCAGCATGCTTTCGGCAAGGTTTTGCCGCTCTTCAGCTGACAGCTCTTGTTTACTGCCTTGCTGGTTATTCAGCTTATCAATAAAAGCAGCCAACAACTCTTTCAGGTCGGCTTCACTTAACTCGCTGCTCGCCGTCTTTTCCAACTGGGTTTCATCGATACTAACAACCGCTGCCGCTTGATCGTCAGACAGTCCAGCTTCACCGTCTTCACTCGACACTTCCGCCATTTGTTGCTGCATTTCCTGCAGCAACTCGAACAAATTACTTTCAACAGGAGCGCCAACATTCCGGCGCCCTTCACCGTCAGTGTCTTTTTTAATCGTGGCTTGCTCTGGCATCAGCTTAACTTGCTGGAACTCTTTGCCTTTTTCTGTTTGTTGCATCATCAGGCGAGAAAACTCACCATCAGAGCTTTCACCAGCGCCGAGGGACCATTCTTTTCCCTGAGCCTTGCCGCCGGTGCGGACAAAGTTTTCCGTTGATTCCGTTAAATTCAGCAGTTGTTGCATAGTTTTATGTCCTGAATAACTGACTTGCTCAGAATAAAGCAAGAAGCGTTCCAACTATTTCCGTCAGAACTTTTTGTCTCGAATAAAGCGTTGACTGGAAAAGTCATCCAAGTTCTTTTGCTCTTTACGCGCCTGAGCTTTTTGCTCTCGCTTTTCTTTCTCTTTAATCAAGTGCTCTATCGATTCTCGCTTACGTCTTTGCGCCAGCCAGCGCTCCTTTCGTTGCGCCAGCACCTGTTGCAACTTAACCACTTCGTGATGCAGCTGCTCAACCCCTTCATCCAGCTTGCCGACAAAGGCATGGTATTGACTGACCTGCATCGACTGAATGCCGCCCTGGCCGCGTTGCTGCAACTGATTTAAATAGTCGAGTCGATATTTTGACATACCATCCAGGCGCATTTGATTGTCCTGAACCTGTCGTTGCACTTCAGCAAAGTCTTTTGCGGTTTTATCTTCGCGTTGCTGCTCTAAGTCCAACAGCATTTTCAGCTGGCTTAACTCTGCCATTTACTTAACCACTTGCTGATTGCTGCTGGTTTGGATTGATTAACTGGTTCAGCTGAAGCAAGCTCTCATCGTAACTCACCACTTGTTTCATCGGTTGCTGCAGAAACTGCGCAACTTTGGGCTGCATTGCGATGGCTTGATCAATGGCGGGGTCGCTTCCTCGGGTATAAGCACCAATGGAAATGAGATCTCGATTGCGGCGATAATTTGAATACCACTGACGCACCTGAATAGCTTGTTTCATGTGCTCTTCAGAAACCACTTGCGGCATGACACGGCTAATGGAGGCTTCAACATCGATGGCAGGATAATGACCGGAATCAGCCAACTCACGGTTTAAAACGATGTGCCCATCAAGAATGGCTCGTGCCGAATCGGCAATCGGATCCTGTAAGTCATCGCCTTCGGTTAGAACGGTATAGAACGCGGTGACCGATCCTTGTCCGTCGCCGCCATTACCAGCGCGTTCAACCAGTGCGGGCAATTTGGCAAATACAGAAGGCGGATAACCTTTGGTTGCCGGAGGTTCACCAACCGCCAACGCAATTTCACGCTGCGCCATGGCGTAACGAGTGAGTGAGTCCATTAGTAGCAAAACGTTTAAACCCTGGTCGCGGAAATACTCCGCTACTTGCGCGGCCGTTTCACAGCCACGCAAACGAATAAGGGGAGACTGGTCAGCCGGAGCGGCGATAACCACCGCTTTTTCCAAACCTTCCTCACCCAGTATTTCTTCAATAAATTCTTTGACCTCACGACCCCGTTCACCAATCAGACCAACAACAATAACGTCAGCGTTTGTGCCTCGGGTCATCATGCCAAGCAACACACTTTTGCCGACGCCACTGCCGGCAAACAGACCCATACGCTGCCCCTGTCCGACGGTTAAGCAGGCATTAATTGCGGTCACACCAACATCCAATGGTTGTTTTACCTGGCGGCGATTCAATGGGTTCATGGGTTTACTACGGTAGGTTTTTCCGTCAGAAAAAACAGGACCTTTGCCGTCGAGAGGTTCACCGCGGGCGTCAATAACCCGTCCGAGTAATTCCATGCCTAAGGGGAGTTGATTCTTGCGGCTTAAGGGACGAACACGGGCACCTGGCACGACACCTAAGGCGTCTTCCGTGGGCATTAAATAACTAATGTTACCTTCAAAGCCCACCACTTCGGCCTCAATGTCGCCACCGGCGGCTTCCACCGCAACGCTGGAGCCCACAGGCGCACGGCAACCAACAGCTTCAAACATTAGCCCCACAACGCGAGTTAAATAGCCCGATACAGCCACCGACGGCTTTTCAATGCGCTGACGCTTTTTTCGAAGTTCTTGAATCAGTGTCTCTGATGCGCCCATCGGTTACCCCTTAACGCGGCTGAAAACATCTTCCATACGCGTCTCTAAACTGTAATCTATGGTCGAGCTCTCAGTCGTCACACGACAACCACCGCGTTCAAGTAACTCGTCTTTGTTCAGCAACCAGCCTTTTTCTTTCAGCTCAGACTCGCTGTAAACCGATTCAATAAGCTCTATGTCATCTGGGTTTAAGTGTATAACCACCCGCTGATCAGTGACCGGCAATACCGATACCGCTTCGCGCACCGCATTAACAATCATGTCTTTTGAGTGTTCGGCTGCATCCAGACAAATGACACGGGTCAGCTCGCTGACCATATCAATGAGCTCTTCCTGCACCGCTTCGGTAATACGTTCATTAGGGGTCGATAAACTCTGCAACAAGGTATCCAATTTACCGCGCTGTTCTTCAATCACGGCATTACCCGCTGCAATGCCTTCTTCTTTGCCTGCCGCAATACCTTCTTCTTTGCCTGCTTCAAACCCCTCGTCATAGCCTTTTTTGAGACCATCGGTACGACCATTTTCAAAACCTTCCTGGTACCCCTCATCGCGCGCTGCCTGACGAATCTCTTCGAGCTGTTCAGCGGTTAAGGGTTGCAATTCTTCTTCGTCATTGTCATCCGCTTCCGGCGGTTCATACTGCCAGCGTCTGGGCTTATTGAGCGCATTGACCTGGGTGCCCTCACGTAATTCCTGCGATGTCATATCGGGCAGGTCCCAGTGACTGAAGTGCTCGTTGTCGTCGCGGTTGTCGCTCATACAGCCTTAATCCTTATAAGAATTCTTCACCGCCGCCACCGCCAAGCATGATTTCGCCTGCGTCAGCTAATCGACGTGCCGCCGCCAGAATGTCTTTCTGCGCCGCTTCCACATCACTAATACGTATCGGTCCCATGGCTTCAAGGTCGTCACGCAGCATATCGCCAGCACGTTTTGACATGTTCTTGAAGATTTTCTCCTGAACCGCCTCGTCGGCGCCTTTCATGGCTTTTTGCAAGGTTTCGCCTTCAACTTCACGCAACAAGGTCTGAATACCACGGTCGTCGACATCCACCAGGTTCTCGAACACAAACATCAAGTCCTGAATGTTCTGACTCATTTCTTCGTCCTGCTCGCGGATAGAGTCCATCAACTGACCTTCGATGTTGGTATCCAGGTAGTTCATGATATTCGCCGCTGCTTTCAAGCCGCCCATCTTCGCTGCCTGAGCACCGGCCTGACCTGCAAACTGCTTCTCCATAATCTCGTTCAACTCTTGCAGTGCGGCTGGCTGAACTTCTTCTAAGTTGGCGATACGCATCATTAAGTCCAGGCGCACTTTCTCCGGGAACTGCGCCATAATCTCGGCACTCTGCTCCGGATCCAGATAAGACAGAACAATGGTCTGAATTTGCGGGTGCTCATTGCGAATAATGGTCGCTACTTGTTTTGAGTCCATCCACTTCAGCGAGTCCAGACCTTTCGAGCCACCACCCATGACGATTTGTTCAATCAGGTTACCGGCTTTGTCTTCACCCAGCGCTGACGTTAGTGCTTTACGCACAAACTCTTCACTCTTGAAGCCGATATTGGTGAACTTCTGAATTTCTTCCAGGAACAAATGGTGAACGGCGTTGACTTTGTCCTGGTTAAAATCTTCCAGACTTGCCATGGCCATACCCACCTTCTGTACCTGCTTAGGCTCGAGGTGTTTCAGAATTTGTGCCGCGTCTTCCTCAGACAGACTCAGCAATAATATTGCCGCTTTTTCAACGCCCTCAAGGGAGTTCACATCGAACTCAACCTTGCCGCGTTT is drawn from Idiomarina piscisalsi and contains these coding sequences:
- the fliQ gene encoding flagellar biosynthesis protein FliQ codes for the protein MSPEMFLDIFQEALKTIVIMVAFIILPGLLVGLVVAVFQAATSINEQTLSFLPRLLVTLAVVGLGGHFLTETVMDFTIEMFNRIPEVVG
- the fliN gene encoding flagellar motor switch protein FliN yields the protein MSNDDKDMDDWEAAMAEQAAAEDEESGEAEGSGAEQSSSSSHSGMDNVQTAELEELNEDAPVGEEEKRKLDAILDIPVTISMEVGRSQISIRNLLQLNQGSVVELERVAGEPLDVLVNGTLIAHGEVVVVNDKFGIRLTDVISQIERIRKLR
- the fliO gene encoding flagellar biosynthetic protein FliO — its product is MLLVKLSVFASFVSLLALPVTAFGQTEQKAIVSGNDIGAMVLALFAVLAVIVVLASLLKRFNLKFQGASGMKVLSSVSLGPKERLVIVDVGGEKLLLGVTQQRIDCLKELPSDIKLEGKQEQ
- the fliP gene encoding flagellar type III secretion system pore protein FliP (The bacterial flagellar biogenesis protein FliP forms a type III secretion system (T3SS)-type pore required for flagellar assembly.), translating into MNRWWYLILFSAFLLIPDQAFAWQDLSAVTVKTNPDGTQEYSVTLQILAIMTALTFIPAMVIMMTSFTRIIIVLAILRQAIGLQQSPSNQVLLGIALFLSFFIMSPVLNEINDKALQPYMNEEIQSLEAVDRAKAPLKAFMLAQTRLTDLETFIDISGEEGIEAPEDVPMSILIPSFITSELKTAFQIGFMLFIPFLIIDLVVASVLMAMGMMMLSPMIVSLPFKLMLFVLVDGWSLTMSTLAGSFGV
- the fliH gene encoding flagellar assembly protein FliH; the encoded protein is MSDNRDDNEHFSHWDLPDMTSQELREGTQVNALNKPRRWQYEPPEADDNDEEELQPLTAEQLEEIRQAARDEGYQEGFENGRTDGLKKGYDEGFEAGKEEGIAAGKEEGIAAGNAVIEEQRGKLDTLLQSLSTPNERITEAVQEELIDMVSELTRVICLDAAEHSKDMIVNAVREAVSVLPVTDQRVVIHLNPDDIELIESVYSESELKEKGWLLNKDELLERGGCRVTTESSTIDYSLETRMEDVFSRVKG
- the fliM gene encoding flagellar motor switch protein FliM — protein: MSDLLSQDEIDALLHGVDDVEEEDSEGQQASADALDYDFSSQDRIVRGRMPTLEIVNERFARHMRVSLFNMMRRTAEVSINGVQMIKFGEYVHTLFVPTSLNMVRFRPLKGTALITMEARLVFILVDNFFGGDGRYHAKIEGREFTPTERRIIQMLLKLVFEDYKEAWAPVMDVGFEYLDSEVNPAMANIVSPTEVIVISSFHIELDGGGGDFHIALPYSMLEPIRELLDAGVQSDKEDTDMRWSKALRDEIMDVPVEMIAKLAETEMSLREVMDLQEGDIIPLEVPDDLTVLIEDLPTFHAKMGRSRDNVALKISDKIKRPETVKSDIHMLTRGGRRIGGDAELQQLEEDIDL
- the fliR gene encoding flagellar biosynthetic protein FliR, with translation MDLVTSVVLEWLEQHLWPLTRVSAMIGSMALFSGTLVNARIKIFLSLAIILAVSPALPEVSTGVEMTSVGGFLVTAQQVVIGVALGLVSLLFLQIFVLGGQVIAMQIGLGFASMVDPTNGQQVPVIAQFFLMLASLVFLAFDGHLLMIHMIMASFEAIPVGMTGLDADAFMAIAEYGSVMFSAALAAMLSGVIAILLINLSFGVMTRAAPQLNIFAIGFPITMVSGLVVLWLTMGGFIFHFENQWQRAIDVMCTVIGSQCS
- the fliG gene encoding flagellar motor switch protein FliG — translated: MPDQDMRTKRGKVEFDVNSLEGVEKAAILLLSLSEEDAAQILKHLEPKQVQKVGMAMASLEDFNQDKVNAVHHLFLEEIQKFTNIGFKSEEFVRKALTSALGEDKAGNLIEQIVMGGGSKGLDSLKWMDSKQVATIIRNEHPQIQTIVLSYLDPEQSAEIMAQFPEKVRLDLMMRIANLEEVQPAALQELNEIMEKQFAGQAGAQAAKMGGLKAAANIMNYLDTNIEGQLMDSIREQDEEMSQNIQDLMFVFENLVDVDDRGIQTLLREVEGETLQKAMKGADEAVQEKIFKNMSKRAGDMLRDDLEAMGPIRISDVEAAQKDILAAARRLADAGEIMLGGGGGEEFL
- the fliI gene encoding flagellar protein export ATPase FliI gives rise to the protein MGASETLIQELRKKRQRIEKPSVAVSGYLTRVVGLMFEAVGCRAPVGSSVAVEAAGGDIEAEVVGFEGNISYLMPTEDALGVVPGARVRPLSRKNQLPLGMELLGRVIDARGEPLDGKGPVFSDGKTYRSKPMNPLNRRQVKQPLDVGVTAINACLTVGQGQRMGLFAGSGVGKSVLLGMMTRGTNADVIVVGLIGERGREVKEFIEEILGEEGLEKAVVIAAPADQSPLIRLRGCETAAQVAEYFRDQGLNVLLLMDSLTRYAMAQREIALAVGEPPATKGYPPSVFAKLPALVERAGNGGDGQGSVTAFYTVLTEGDDLQDPIADSARAILDGHIVLNRELADSGHYPAIDVEASISRVMPQVVSEEHMKQAIQVRQWYSNYRRNRDLISIGAYTRGSDPAIDQAIAMQPKVAQFLQQPMKQVVSYDESLLQLNQLINPNQQQSASG
- a CDS encoding flagellar hook-length control protein FliK, which gives rise to MQQLLNLTESTENFVRTGGKAQGKEWSLGAGESSDGEFSRLMMQQTEKGKEFQQVKLMPEQATIKKDTDGEGRRNVGAPVESNLFELLQEMQQQMAEVSSEDGEAGLSDDQAAAVVSIDETQLEKTASSELSEADLKELLAAFIDKLNNQQGSKQELSAEERQNLAESMLAKMSDEQKQQFIEQLNALSKGGVDAADQKFIVQLLEPMMPKSDADKVLVGQESDKQVDGKQLSQALLAALREVAPESKPESQKASDPAQLMKQLEAQLSALKENSKSDTQTLTGKERGKLEQLMAELRQLMAGASDSKSNNKEALTKEQAAKAEQLVADLRQVLKQNADKAPAVVASDAKPGKAEFAISATDSTKGQSESKAEQSAKADKSATAGLATDSQLTGEKVAKGDGELAGRNAENAQVNQAFRNTVDALSDAGAAKAIQGQMVSTAQGTVAASESSQANTLQALQRPLDLQQTEASQKLQERINIMMSKNIQRADIRLDPPELGNVQIRVNVSGEQTTVQFQVQNAQAREAIESAMPRLREMMEQQGLNLADTHVGEQSNDGQGKGEGGGTSGSEAEQWTQESEIALQDGQIVTDGRVDFYV
- the flhB gene encoding flagellar biosynthesis protein FlhB → MAETDQERTEDPTERRKQQAREKGQVARSKEMGTAFVLVSAAIAFMWFGDWLYEGARNVFQTMFTIDRQQAFDTTKIYEAFGIAFGFIMWPVLIIFAFVLVATFFGNSWLGGISFSTKAMAPKFSRMNPLNGFKRMFGIQALVELVKAIAKFSVVAVSAFFLLKWQFVDILQMSMGQMPNMMAHALDILLWMFLLLCCSIFLIVVIDAPFQLWKHNKDLRMTKQEVKDEHKDTEGSPEVKGRIRRLQMEMANRRMMQEVPKADVVVTNPTHYAVALKYEDGGSQAPVLLAKGTDETAAKIREIALEYDIPLVQSPALARSVYHTTELEKEIPQGLFVAVAQILAYVYQLRLFKQGQAKRPKKPDSESPIPEDLRY
- the fliJ gene encoding flagellar export protein FliJ, whose translation is MAELSQLKMLLDLEQQREDKTAKDFAEVQRQVQDNQMRLDGMSKYRLDYLNQLQQRGQGGIQSMQVSQYHAFVGKLDEGVEQLHHEVVKLQQVLAQRKERWLAQRRKRESIEHLIKEKEKREQKAQARKEQKNLDDFSSQRFIRDKKF
- the fliL gene encoding flagellar basal body-associated protein FliL, translated to MAEEQNTDNNAEQNDEQEGKGGKKKKLILFGVIGLVLVATVVLALWLFGGSSSSEQAVTQAPEQASKDFSNASAPEIGNALYVGMPRPFVFIVPGDSRERTVQIKAQLMVRGEENEELAKKHIPLIEGTLHEVFSSSTADKLKTAEGKGQLRELALTEVRNALQEVAGKPVVEQVLFTSLVMQ